The following proteins are co-located in the Pararhizobium capsulatum DSM 1112 genome:
- the cydC gene encoding thiol reductant ABC exporter subunit CydC — protein sequence MRRMLSPLSPVARLFLADHRGRLLVGALLALSTVLAGMALLAVSGWFITATALAGLSVTAAYAFDVFAPAAGIRFLALARTASRYGERIATHDATLRVLAGLRERVFRGVAVPGAAQRLILQPALMLHRLTSDIDALDSLYLRIIVPASVALLSALMLALALAFIDPLLGLGVGLLLAAAGLSIPLLAARGAMNASRRRAKAIEVLRAKVIDLVSGRTDLLMTGRMAAQQAAIMRADGLAAREEDRLNRIEARTTLAFGLVSALLLAATLWFVGQLVEDRAITAPVAALAVLAVMAGFEPFAGLKRGALEFGRTLFAARRIAPDIVHEPATTKAGQGGSTPALYLDNVSARYPGAALPVLNGVSFRLEPGERIAITGASGAGKSTLLGLLAGELEPEQGTVSNWQSALMTQRTELFKDSLRDNLLMASPAARDDVLRHALSQAGLAVHVAELPAGLDTLLGEGGTGLSAGQARRLSLARLILHGAPLWLLDEPTEGVDGATARDILGRLAGMRDITVVIATHMQREAAIADRIILLENGRMTTVARRGESEFQRLLERLRSD from the coding sequence ATGAGACGAATGCTTTCTCCCCTCTCACCCGTCGCGCGACTTTTCCTTGCCGATCATCGCGGCCGGCTTCTGGTTGGCGCCCTGCTTGCGCTTTCGACAGTGCTGGCTGGAATGGCGCTGCTTGCGGTCTCCGGATGGTTCATCACAGCAACAGCCCTTGCGGGTCTCTCGGTCACTGCCGCCTATGCCTTTGACGTGTTTGCCCCTGCCGCCGGCATCCGGTTCCTCGCCCTGGCACGCACGGCCAGCCGTTACGGCGAGAGGATTGCTACCCACGATGCGACCTTGCGCGTGCTGGCTGGCCTGCGGGAGCGTGTCTTCCGCGGTGTGGCTGTGCCCGGAGCCGCCCAGCGGCTTATCCTGCAGCCCGCCCTGATGCTCCATCGCCTGACGTCGGATATCGACGCACTGGATTCGCTTTATCTGAGGATCATCGTGCCCGCATCGGTCGCGCTGCTTTCGGCACTGATGCTGGCATTGGCACTTGCCTTCATCGATCCGTTGCTCGGACTTGGCGTTGGCCTCCTGCTCGCTGCCGCCGGCCTGTCCATCCCGCTTCTCGCTGCCCGAGGCGCCATGAACGCCTCGCGGCGGCGCGCGAAGGCGATCGAGGTCCTGCGCGCGAAGGTGATTGATCTGGTATCGGGGCGAACCGATCTTCTCATGACCGGACGAATGGCAGCCCAACAGGCCGCAATCATGCGCGCCGATGGGCTGGCTGCGCGAGAAGAGGACAGGCTGAACCGTATCGAGGCGCGAACAACGCTGGCTTTTGGTCTCGTCTCGGCGCTGTTGCTTGCGGCAACGCTCTGGTTCGTTGGGCAGCTTGTTGAAGACCGCGCCATAACCGCGCCGGTCGCGGCCCTGGCGGTGCTTGCCGTCATGGCCGGGTTCGAGCCTTTCGCGGGCCTCAAGCGAGGTGCGCTGGAATTCGGTCGCACCCTGTTTGCCGCTCGCAGGATCGCCCCCGACATCGTGCATGAGCCAGCCACTACAAAGGCCGGGCAGGGGGGCAGCACACCTGCCTTGTATCTCGACAACGTCTCCGCACGCTATCCCGGAGCAGCGCTGCCTGTACTCAACGGCGTGTCGTTTCGTCTGGAGCCGGGGGAAAGGATCGCCATCACCGGTGCAAGCGGGGCCGGGAAATCGACCTTGCTTGGGCTTCTTGCAGGAGAACTCGAGCCTGAGCAGGGAACGGTTTCAAACTGGCAAAGCGCGCTGATGACCCAGCGGACGGAACTGTTCAAGGACAGCCTGCGCGACAACCTGCTCATGGCATCACCCGCTGCGAGGGACGATGTGTTGAGGCATGCGCTGTCTCAGGCAGGCCTCGCCGTCCATGTCGCCGAACTTCCTGCCGGGCTCGACACACTCCTCGGAGAGGGTGGTACAGGACTTTCCGCCGGTCAGGCGCGACGGCTTTCGCTGGCAAGGCTGATCCTGCACGGTGCACCGCTCTGGCTGCTCGACGAGCCAACCGAGGGTGTCGATGGGGCAACTGCCCGCGACATCCTGGGGCGGCTTGCCGGTATGCGTGACATAACCGTGGTCATCGCCACGCATATGCAACGAGAGGCCGCCATCGCCGACCGCATAATCCTCCTTGAAAACGGGCGCATGACAACGGTTGCCCGCCGGGGAGAAAGCGAATTTCAACGCCTGCTCGAACGCCTCCGATCCGATTGA